The Bacillus oleivorans genome has a window encoding:
- a CDS encoding transporter substrate-binding domain-containing protein has protein sequence MNKKLLKLVLVLSIVFSGMFAYSAFASDKGNNHSSDRKVEKKFDSRLDKILKQGYIRVGTTGDYKPFTYFNPETQQYEGYDIEAAKLLANELGVEVKFIKTSWPKLMEDLLADKFDIAMGGITRRMNRQVQAQFSDGYIPFGKSPLIRAEDKDKFTSLQAIDQSDVKIGVNPGGTNEEFVRKNIKNAEIIVFNNNLEIPEKVSSGEVDVMITDSIEAIYYAKNNETLYAALTDNPWDKSQFGYLMQHGDAKFTNTVNFWMEEMELKGEFSKLREEWIY, from the coding sequence ATGAATAAAAAGCTATTAAAACTAGTTTTGGTTTTGAGTATCGTATTTAGCGGAATGTTTGCGTATTCAGCATTTGCTTCTGACAAAGGTAACAATCACTCTTCGGATCGTAAAGTAGAAAAGAAATTTGATTCTCGCTTGGACAAAATACTTAAACAAGGCTACATTCGTGTCGGCACCACTGGGGACTATAAACCCTTTACCTACTTTAATCCCGAAACACAACAATATGAAGGGTATGATATTGAAGCTGCCAAACTATTAGCAAATGAATTAGGGGTAGAGGTCAAATTTATTAAGACGAGCTGGCCCAAGTTAATGGAAGATTTACTTGCGGATAAATTCGATATTGCCATGGGTGGAATTACGAGGAGAATGAACAGACAAGTTCAAGCCCAATTTTCAGATGGATATATTCCATTTGGAAAATCACCTCTCATACGTGCGGAAGATAAAGATAAATTTACGAGTTTACAAGCTATTGACCAGTCTGATGTGAAAATTGGCGTAAACCCAGGCGGCACCAACGAGGAATTTGTAAGGAAAAATATAAAAAACGCCGAAATCATTGTTTTTAATAACAATCTCGAAATCCCAGAAAAAGTTTCCAGTGGTGAAGTAGATGTGATGATCACGGATAGCATCGAGGCCATTTATTATGCGAAAAACAATGAAACCCTTTATGCTGCATTAACGGATAATCCTTGGGATAAAAGTCAATTTGGCTATTTAATGCAACATGGCGATGCAAAATTCACCAATACGGTTAACTTTTGGATGGAAGAAATGGAGCTTAAAGGGGAATTCAGCAAACTGAGAGAGGAATGGATTTATTAA
- a CDS encoding competence protein ComK, which produces MCCLKKVENFITRSTMALLPANDGMNQTIILDLFGNRFSHPHSKLKILDDACLVRACSYDGRIKAVRTALHYFNKTPLMICPQDSIFAMPTKSPHDYDCIWLFHHHIKAFFIEVSTPCVLFKNGYRLKVDCSIYSLHKQWERTANVTTYFSPSKGIV; this is translated from the coding sequence GTGTGTTGTTTGAAAAAAGTAGAAAACTTTATTACGCGCAGTACGATGGCTCTCCTGCCAGCAAATGATGGAATGAATCAAACTATTATTCTAGATCTGTTTGGCAACAGGTTCAGTCATCCCCATTCAAAGTTAAAAATACTAGATGATGCTTGTCTTGTCAGAGCATGCAGCTATGACGGGAGAATCAAGGCAGTCCGGACCGCACTCCATTACTTTAACAAAACACCTCTTATGATCTGTCCGCAAGATTCGATTTTTGCAATGCCAACTAAATCACCCCACGACTACGACTGTATCTGGTTGTTCCACCACCATATTAAAGCCTTCTTTATAGAAGTCAGCACACCCTGCGTATTATTCAAAAACGGTTATCGATTAAAGGTCGATTGCTCCATCTATTCCTTACATAAACAATGGGAACGAACAGCTAACGTGACCACTTATTTCTCGCCCTCCAAAGGGATCGTGTGA
- a CDS encoding TRAP transporter small permease, which produces MKGLFSRLDRLEEYILIITFPLMLLFVFAGTIFRYFEIGSLTWAEEAARYLMIWLAFAGIGLGFKKNVHLGLSFFVNKFPTAVQKFLFFVRAAFIILFGGLITYYTSILVSNQMQNTQLSPALGIPIWLVYSAILFGSIMIIIRTVQMATSSIKFNDYSTQEREEVEL; this is translated from the coding sequence GTGAAAGGTTTATTTAGCCGCTTAGATCGTTTGGAAGAGTATATCTTAATTATTACCTTTCCACTAATGCTTTTATTTGTTTTTGCTGGAACAATTTTCCGATATTTTGAAATTGGTTCCTTAACTTGGGCAGAAGAAGCAGCAAGATATTTGATGATTTGGCTAGCATTCGCAGGGATAGGACTTGGTTTTAAGAAAAATGTACATTTAGGTTTATCTTTTTTTGTTAATAAATTTCCGACTGCTGTACAAAAATTCCTGTTCTTTGTACGTGCTGCATTTATTATTCTATTTGGTGGTTTAATTACTTATTATACTTCTATTCTTGTAAGCAATCAGATGCAAAATACACAGCTTTCTCCTGCTTTAGGTATACCAATCTGGTTGGTGTACAGCGCTATTTTGTTCGGCTCTATTATGATTATTATAAGAACGGTACAAATGGCAACATCCTCTATAAAATTTAATGATTATTCAACACAGGAAAGAGAGGAGGTCGAATTATGA
- a CDS encoding iron-containing alcohol dehydrogenase, translated as MYRFQLRPVIYELKTVDEFVAQFNISADDYVFTEKFLYEKYLKGKLDCQFLFQDDYGLGEPSDIIIDKIIHDIYGKEIKRIIGIGGGTILDISKLLCIKDASSTEEIFEDQIPLVRDKELILIPTTCGTGCEVTCVSVVDITKRKTKIGKRIEENFADAAVLIEELLDSIPEKVFTYSSVDALIHAMEIFVAPTGNPYNDVFCKSAIEIILSRYKVLVEDGLDKRFDFIGEFLRASTFAGIALSNTVCGAVHAFAMHFGSVHHVPHGESNARFLSGVFNKYAEKSPTGKLLELAEIINKTLDIDTDIRGSFHALEDLVSKLIPKKKLREYGVKEEDIESYVDKVIESQQRLLINNFVPLTKEDLIDIYRVVY; from the coding sequence ATGTATCGCTTCCAGCTTAGACCCGTAATTTATGAATTAAAAACAGTCGATGAGTTTGTGGCTCAATTTAATATCTCAGCAGATGATTATGTCTTCACAGAAAAGTTTTTGTATGAAAAGTATTTAAAAGGAAAACTAGATTGCCAATTTCTTTTCCAAGATGATTACGGTCTTGGCGAGCCAAGTGACATTATAATTGACAAAATCATCCATGACATTTATGGGAAAGAGATTAAAAGAATCATTGGTATCGGAGGAGGAACTATTTTAGATATTTCCAAGCTTCTTTGTATAAAGGATGCTTCATCTACTGAGGAGATTTTTGAAGATCAGATACCTTTGGTTAGAGATAAAGAGCTAATCTTGATCCCTACAACATGTGGAACAGGCTGTGAAGTCACATGTGTATCAGTAGTAGATATAACAAAAAGAAAGACTAAGATTGGAAAGAGAATAGAAGAAAACTTTGCCGATGCGGCCGTACTCATTGAGGAGTTACTAGACAGTATTCCGGAGAAAGTTTTCACCTACAGTTCTGTGGATGCATTAATTCATGCCATGGAAATTTTTGTCGCTCCAACGGGAAATCCATACAATGATGTCTTTTGTAAATCAGCTATAGAAATTATTCTCTCCAGATATAAAGTCCTTGTTGAAGACGGACTTGACAAAAGATTTGATTTTATCGGGGAATTCCTAAGGGCTAGTACCTTCGCAGGCATAGCTCTCTCAAATACAGTATGCGGGGCGGTTCATGCATTTGCCATGCACTTTGGAAGTGTTCATCATGTACCTCATGGTGAATCAAATGCGAGATTTTTGTCCGGTGTATTCAATAAATATGCTGAAAAATCTCCGACTGGTAAGTTACTAGAACTTGCTGAGATTATAAATAAAACATTGGACATAGATACCGATATTCGAGGTTCCTTCCATGCATTAGAAGATTTAGTCAGTAAGCTAATCCCTAAAAAGAAATTAAGAGAGTACGGGGTAAAAGAGGAAGATATCGAGAGCTATGTTGATAAGGTAATCGAAAGTCAACAAAGATTATTAATTAACAACTTTGTCCCTCTAACAAAAGAAGACTTAATTGATATTTATCGTGTCGTCTACTAA
- a CDS encoding helix-turn-helix transcriptional regulator, which yields MKVNDTVRLIRLSKGITQKQVAAQLKIPVQTYNGYELGRRKIHVELLKEIAIVLDEPIHILFNYTLYKSKK from the coding sequence ATGAAAGTAAATGATACGGTTCGTTTGATCCGTTTGTCAAAAGGGATTACTCAAAAACAGGTAGCAGCCCAGTTGAAAATACCAGTCCAAACCTATAATGGTTACGAATTAGGAAGACGCAAAATCCATGTTGAACTATTAAAGGAAATAGCAATCGTATTAGATGAACCCATTCATATACTTTTTAACTACACATTATACAAATCGAAGAAATGA
- a CDS encoding N-acetylmannosamine-6-phosphate 2-epimerase encodes MIDSLKKKLIVSCQAWPGTPFYGDPRLICAMAESAYNGGAGGIRANGEKDILEIKKNVPLPVIGIYKLPDKRGVTVITPDFQSAKKLADAGSDIIAIDASYEARPNLEELHELIHQIKTKLGIPVMADISNLEEAIRAEKCGADIVATTMAGYTPYTTKTDGPDLDLIESIVKKVKIPVFGEGRFSKPEEVNEAINDRGAHSVVIGTSITAPWEITKRFVRAI; translated from the coding sequence ATGATTGATTCATTGAAAAAGAAGTTAATTGTTTCTTGCCAAGCTTGGCCTGGGACACCTTTTTATGGTGATCCCAGATTAATTTGTGCTATGGCTGAAAGCGCATACAACGGGGGAGCCGGTGGAATTAGGGCAAATGGGGAAAAGGATATTCTTGAAATCAAAAAAAATGTTCCTTTACCGGTCATTGGTATCTATAAATTGCCAGATAAAAGAGGGGTAACAGTTATTACGCCAGATTTTCAAAGTGCAAAAAAGTTAGCAGATGCTGGATCAGACATTATTGCCATAGATGCAAGTTATGAGGCAAGACCCAATTTAGAGGAATTACACGAATTAATACATCAAATAAAAACAAAGTTAGGTATCCCCGTAATGGCTGATATTTCTAATCTTGAAGAAGCTATTCGGGCTGAAAAATGTGGAGCTGATATAGTAGCCACTACCATGGCTGGATATACGCCATATACAACAAAGACGGATGGTCCGGATTTAGATTTAATAGAAAGTATTGTGAAAAAAGTAAAGATACCGGTATTCGGAGAAGGGAGATTTTCAAAACCAGAGGAGGTAAATGAGGCTATTAATGATAGAGGAGCTCACAGCGTGGTAATTGGAACGTCCATTACAGCCCCTTGGGAAATTACAAAACGATTTGTTCGAGCTATATAG
- a CDS encoding sigma-70 family RNA polymerase sigma factor, with product MEEFEQLKKQFEPMIHKIIQSLNIYKNQSEFYQTGLIALWEAQERFDPEKGHFVSFAYTYIRGRMLTEMKRSSRLEHRNVYPKEEFWEMIQDDDADPMLNANEFILSLVEGCHLTGQQKKWVMYTCVHMLSVSEIAEIEGVSVSAVKQWRKGAKEKLKDSLIEIID from the coding sequence TTGGAGGAATTTGAACAGCTGAAAAAACAATTTGAACCGATGATTCATAAAATCATCCAATCACTGAACATCTATAAAAATCAGTCTGAATTCTACCAAACAGGTCTAATCGCACTTTGGGAAGCACAGGAAAGGTTTGATCCAGAAAAAGGGCATTTTGTTTCATTCGCTTATACGTATATAAGGGGAAGGATGTTAACGGAAATGAAGAGGTCCAGTCGATTAGAGCATCGGAATGTTTATCCGAAGGAAGAATTCTGGGAGATGATTCAAGATGATGATGCAGATCCGATGCTCAATGCAAACGAGTTTATTCTATCTTTGGTTGAAGGGTGTCATTTAACGGGGCAACAAAAGAAGTGGGTTATGTATACCTGTGTTCACATGCTATCGGTTTCAGAAATTGCTGAGATTGAAGGTGTTTCGGTTTCCGCGGTGAAGCAGTGGCGGAAAGGAGCGAAGGAAAAGCTGAAGGATAGTTTAATAGAGATTATTGATTAG
- a CDS encoding hydroxymethylglutaryl-CoA lyase, with protein MSQKKVEIVEVGPRDGFQNVPEFIPTDVKLKVIEGIVKSGIKSIQITSFVSPKAIPQMKDAKDVTAACLVRYPDLRLFALVPNLYGAKAAVESGLKELAYVISVSKTHNTKNVKRTHDESFEELDQIVQLYPEIKVTLDVATTFGCPFEGEMSLEEVMAFLQRGYDLGIRTFNLCDTVGLAHPELIKEVVGTVLKTYPDCEFQIHIHDTRNMGMINSFTAIQCGITKVQTAIGGLGGCPFAPGASGNTSTEDFVYMLNKMGYDTGVNFDTLLETATYLKGNVTSGIYSGHQIFIDKTKVSTQ; from the coding sequence GTGTCCCAAAAAAAAGTTGAAATCGTTGAAGTTGGACCAAGGGATGGGTTTCAGAATGTTCCCGAATTCATTCCAACAGATGTGAAACTTAAGGTTATTGAAGGAATTGTTAAATCAGGCATTAAAAGTATACAAATTACGTCCTTCGTCAGTCCCAAAGCCATTCCTCAAATGAAAGATGCTAAGGACGTAACAGCGGCTTGCTTAGTTAGGTATCCGGACCTCCGCTTATTTGCTCTGGTACCAAACCTTTATGGTGCTAAGGCAGCTGTTGAAAGTGGACTAAAAGAGCTTGCTTACGTTATTTCGGTTAGTAAAACTCATAACACCAAAAATGTTAAAAGAACTCATGATGAGTCTTTTGAGGAATTGGATCAAATCGTTCAACTTTATCCTGAGATAAAAGTCACTTTAGATGTCGCGACAACTTTTGGCTGTCCATTTGAGGGGGAAATGTCGCTTGAGGAAGTTATGGCCTTTTTACAAAGAGGATATGACTTGGGTATTCGCACCTTTAATTTATGTGACACAGTAGGGCTGGCGCATCCAGAACTAATAAAAGAGGTTGTTGGAACTGTATTAAAAACATACCCTGATTGCGAGTTCCAAATTCACATCCATGATACAAGAAATATGGGAATGATCAATTCATTTACAGCAATTCAATGTGGAATCACGAAGGTTCAAACCGCGATAGGAGGACTAGGAGGCTGTCCATTTGCTCCCGGGGCATCAGGAAATACATCTACAGAGGATTTTGTCTATATGTTAAATAAAATGGGCTACGATACAGGAGTAAATTTCGATACTCTACTAGAAACTGCAACCTATTTGAAGGGGAATGTTACCAGCGGAATATACAGCGGGCATCAAATATTTATCGACAAAACTAAAGTGTCTACTCAATAA
- a CDS encoding DctP family TRAP transporter solute-binding subunit, whose amino-acid sequence MKLKKLLLLIITASMVLVLGACGGSEAGGNGDEEIVLKFGHVLAPDHPYNLAAEKFKEILEENAPQPVKVEIFHSSQLGSERDLTEGLQLGTVDIAIAPGTISTFEPKMGVLDLPYIFRDKEHAYKVLDGEIGQELAKDLPSIDLRLLSYWENGFRHVTNSSKPIVTPEDLKGVKIRVPENSIYVDSFKTWGANVTTMAFGELFTALQQKTVDAQENPLALIATNKFYEAQEYLSLTGHFYGPAHVIISEHTWKKLSPEMQEAVQKAADEARDYERQLLADKDAEYLETLEAEGMKVNEVDLEAFQKASEPVWEMYRDEYGDLIDQIQNVK is encoded by the coding sequence ATGAAACTAAAAAAACTACTACTTTTAATCATAACGGCTAGTATGGTGCTGGTTTTGGGTGCCTGTGGAGGTTCAGAAGCAGGCGGTAATGGTGATGAGGAAATTGTTCTAAAGTTCGGCCATGTTCTTGCACCAGATCATCCATATAACTTAGCTGCAGAAAAATTTAAAGAAATATTAGAAGAAAATGCCCCACAACCAGTAAAAGTTGAGATCTTTCATAGTTCCCAATTAGGGAGTGAGCGTGACCTTACTGAAGGATTACAGTTGGGAACAGTCGATATCGCTATTGCTCCAGGTACCATTAGTACATTTGAACCTAAGATGGGTGTACTAGATTTACCTTATATTTTTAGAGATAAAGAGCATGCTTATAAAGTGCTTGATGGGGAAATTGGTCAAGAATTAGCTAAGGATCTCCCTTCAATTGATTTAAGACTACTTTCTTATTGGGAGAACGGATTTAGACATGTAACCAATAGTTCAAAACCTATAGTGACTCCTGAAGACCTTAAGGGTGTTAAGATACGAGTTCCAGAGAATAGTATTTATGTTGACTCTTTTAAAACTTGGGGTGCCAACGTAACAACAATGGCCTTCGGCGAATTATTTACTGCACTTCAACAAAAAACGGTAGATGCTCAGGAGAATCCATTAGCCCTCATTGCAACAAATAAATTTTATGAGGCGCAGGAATACCTCTCATTAACCGGGCATTTCTATGGCCCAGCCCATGTTATCATTTCTGAACATACTTGGAAAAAACTTTCACCAGAAATGCAAGAGGCTGTTCAAAAAGCTGCTGATGAAGCCAGAGATTATGAGCGTCAATTATTAGCAGATAAAGATGCAGAATATCTAGAAACGCTTGAAGCGGAAGGCATGAAGGTAAATGAGGTTGATCTTGAGGCATTCCAAAAGGCTTCCGAACCAGTTTGGGAAATGTATAGAGATGAATATGGAGATCTAATCGATCAAATTCAAAATGTAAAATAA
- a CDS encoding benzoate/H(+) symporter BenE family transporter: MNTQNVFTGITAAILACTGAAVFVIDTAISAGFSQIELVSWMFSIYLLGGIASLFLTVVYKIPIIGAHSLATIVFLSTSAMNYSLPELAGSYLIAGLIIVIIGLTGLFDRLIKLLPTAIIDAMMAGILANYIVKVIPAIKDLPIVGMMTVVGFLISQIIFKKVPRFLGALLFGSVALFILHRPIEMDGVSFVIPQVVAPEFSIVGVISLSIPIAFLILSNETAVAMTALKKNGYSPPVSRTVVTSGIATSIAGFFGGHAAGPGGMTTALCSSPEAGPKKERYWAAIIASLLIALFGLFAWFTIPFIQILPGSFLTIIAGFSLLGILGNSLYSTFGNQNYYFSSIFTFIVALSGITVFQISPAVCALIVGILTSRILKEGGENSLEEKKVEEGKQQKEGA, encoded by the coding sequence GTGAACACCCAAAATGTTTTTACCGGTATAACAGCTGCTATTTTGGCCTGTACAGGGGCTGCAGTCTTTGTTATTGATACAGCTATTTCGGCTGGATTCAGTCAAATAGAGCTGGTTTCTTGGATGTTTTCTATTTATCTATTAGGCGGGATAGCTAGTCTATTCCTTACAGTAGTTTATAAAATACCAATAATCGGTGCTCATTCTTTAGCCACAATTGTTTTCTTAAGTACATCGGCTATGAATTACTCATTGCCTGAATTAGCAGGAAGCTATTTAATAGCCGGTTTAATTATTGTGATTATCGGTTTAACGGGTTTATTTGACAGGTTGATCAAACTCTTACCTACAGCAATCATTGATGCCATGATGGCTGGAATACTTGCTAACTACATCGTTAAAGTCATTCCTGCCATTAAGGATCTGCCAATAGTGGGAATGATGACAGTAGTGGGATTCCTCATATCTCAGATTATCTTTAAAAAGGTCCCTAGATTTTTAGGTGCATTACTGTTTGGGTCAGTAGCCTTATTTATTTTACATCGGCCAATAGAGATGGACGGGGTAAGTTTTGTGATTCCACAAGTAGTAGCCCCGGAATTTTCAATAGTTGGGGTTATTTCATTATCTATTCCGATTGCGTTTTTAATCCTGAGTAATGAAACAGCAGTAGCAATGACCGCATTAAAGAAGAATGGATATTCTCCACCTGTTTCGAGAACCGTCGTTACATCAGGAATAGCCACGAGTATAGCTGGTTTCTTTGGCGGGCATGCAGCCGGTCCTGGAGGCATGACCACTGCATTATGCTCTAGTCCTGAAGCAGGACCCAAAAAAGAAAGGTACTGGGCTGCAATTATTGCAAGTCTATTAATAGCCCTTTTTGGGCTGTTTGCTTGGTTTACCATTCCATTTATTCAAATATTGCCAGGCTCCTTCCTGACAATAATTGCTGGTTTTTCGTTATTAGGAATATTAGGCAATAGTCTCTATTCAACTTTTGGCAACCAAAACTATTACTTTTCTTCCATTTTTACATTTATTGTAGCACTTTCAGGAATAACAGTTTTCCAAATCTCACCAGCCGTCTGTGCATTAATAGTGGGGATACTAACATCTAGAATCTTAAAAGAGGGTGGAGAAAATAGTTTAGAGGAAAAGAAAGTTGAAGAGGGAAAACAACAAAAAGAAGGGGCCTAA
- a CDS encoding helix-turn-helix domain-containing protein translates to MATLGDRIRGLRERDNLTQKALAEKLNIPHQNLSNYERGFRQPDYGTLIKIADFFKVSTDFLLKGEDFNKLAEPIPKYANDNYESKMSKEKALDALEWLLQYEKGKLRDK, encoded by the coding sequence ATGGCTACTTTAGGAGATAGAATTCGCGGATTAAGGGAAAGAGACAATCTTACTCAAAAAGCCTTGGCTGAAAAATTAAACATTCCTCACCAAAATTTATCGAATTACGAAAGAGGATTTCGGCAACCGGACTATGGAACCTTAATCAAAATTGCAGATTTCTTTAAAGTATCGACTGATTTCCTTTTAAAAGGAGAAGACTTTAACAAGCTAGCCGAGCCAATACCTAAATATGCAAACGATAACTACGAGTCTAAAATGTCGAAAGAAAAAGCGCTGGATGCATTGGAATGGCTTTTGCAATATGAAAAGGGGAAATTACGGGATAAATAA
- a CDS encoding TRAP transporter large permease: MTAAILFVSLAVLLLLNVPIAVSLGLATFFAVIGSDLSLPMTVIPQRMFTSVDSFPFMAIPFFMLAGSIMQTGGISSRLINFAKSLVGALPGGLGIIAVFSSGFFGAISGSNAATVAAIGKIMIPSMVKEKYPREYASALIASAGTLGVVVPPSVPMITYGVISGVSIGALFLAGFIPALLMVMALCFIIMYKAKKENLPKGRLSLKELWISFKDAILALLMPVIVLGGIYGGIFTPTEAAAVACVYALIVTLFVYREIKIKDLYQIILSSGQATAIVFFVIATSSAFSWLLTAERIPDTLAQMILGISDNAVIILLAINLLLLIFGVFLETNAIILLVTPILLPIAAAIELDPLVLGIIIVVNTSIGMLTPPMALNVVVASGISGSTIEDISKRIVPFFIALLVVVLLITFIPEITFFLPNLLGEL, from the coding sequence ATGACAGCAGCCATTTTATTTGTAAGTCTTGCTGTACTATTATTACTGAATGTTCCGATTGCTGTTAGTTTAGGACTTGCCACTTTCTTTGCCGTCATTGGAAGTGACTTAAGTCTCCCAATGACTGTCATTCCACAACGAATGTTTACATCGGTCGATTCCTTTCCATTTATGGCTATTCCATTTTTTATGCTTGCCGGTTCAATTATGCAAACCGGAGGAATATCCAGCCGGCTCATTAATTTTGCAAAAAGTCTAGTTGGTGCCCTGCCTGGTGGACTCGGGATTATTGCAGTATTTTCTTCAGGATTTTTTGGGGCAATATCCGGATCAAATGCTGCAACGGTTGCTGCCATCGGAAAAATTATGATTCCTTCAATGGTTAAGGAAAAATATCCAAGAGAATATGCAAGTGCTTTAATTGCTTCAGCAGGTACATTAGGGGTGGTAGTGCCGCCAAGCGTTCCTATGATTACATATGGGGTTATCAGTGGAGTCTCTATAGGTGCTTTATTCTTAGCTGGTTTTATTCCCGCCTTACTAATGGTGATGGCTTTGTGCTTCATTATTATGTATAAAGCAAAAAAAGAGAACTTACCAAAGGGTAGATTGTCTTTAAAAGAATTATGGATCTCATTTAAGGATGCTATTTTAGCTCTATTAATGCCCGTTATCGTATTGGGAGGAATTTATGGAGGTATTTTTACACCAACCGAGGCTGCAGCGGTTGCTTGTGTGTACGCCCTCATTGTCACACTATTTGTATATCGTGAAATCAAAATTAAAGATTTGTATCAAATAATCTTGAGTTCTGGTCAAGCTACCGCCATTGTATTTTTTGTTATTGCCACATCTAGTGCGTTTTCATGGCTCCTGACTGCAGAACGAATCCCCGACACTCTTGCTCAAATGATTTTAGGCATCTCAGACAATGCCGTTATTATTCTACTAGCTATCAACTTATTGTTGCTTATTTTTGGAGTTTTTTTGGAAACAAATGCAATCATTTTGCTCGTAACTCCAATTTTATTACCAATAGCAGCTGCAATTGAACTAGATCCACTTGTGTTAGGGATTATTATTGTTGTAAATACATCCATTGGGATGCTGACACCGCCTATGGCCTTGAACGTTGTAGTAGCTTCAGGTATAAGTGGTTCAACCATTGAAGATATCAGTAAAAGAATAGTACCTTTCTTTATTGCTTTGCTCGTTGTCGTATTGTTGATTACCTTTATTCCTGAAATTACTTTCTTCTTGCCGAATCTTTTAGGCGAATTATAG
- a CDS encoding MurR/RpiR family transcriptional regulator, with amino-acid sequence MKETKNGQNKTELDSLSVYSLIQSSYGGLSITEKRIADLILNSPEKIIYNTVTLVSEELEIAQSTVTRFCRSIGLRGFQDLKIRLARDLEREDSTNENHEDLSFPQKFAQICSNSVRDASLSLDEYSIKQAADLIASANKIVIFGVGESGPMALLLKIKLMGLGLTVDAQIDSHLQSIAAAHLNENDVAIGISQQGSTRDIVNILESIQNSGVKTICITGHGKSPITEVSDIALVCVNRKLTNIKEVESFKSKTSILYVIELLTIILTMKLNSQSPDFQKNLWKTTESILDKLY; translated from the coding sequence ATGAAAGAGACTAAAAATGGTCAAAACAAAACAGAGTTAGATAGTTTATCAGTCTATTCTTTAATTCAAAGTAGTTACGGTGGATTAAGTATTACGGAGAAAAGAATTGCCGACCTTATCTTAAATTCACCAGAAAAAATTATTTATAATACTGTCACTTTAGTTTCAGAAGAGTTGGAGATCGCTCAATCAACGGTAACTAGATTTTGTCGTTCCATTGGACTAAGAGGATTCCAAGACCTGAAAATTCGCTTAGCTCGAGATTTGGAGCGAGAGGATTCTACGAATGAAAATCATGAAGATTTAAGCTTTCCTCAAAAGTTTGCACAAATATGTTCCAATAGTGTACGTGACGCTTCTTTAAGTCTTGATGAATATTCCATAAAACAGGCTGCAGATTTAATTGCATCGGCTAATAAGATTGTCATTTTTGGAGTCGGTGAATCAGGACCAATGGCATTATTATTAAAAATTAAACTAATGGGTCTAGGATTAACAGTTGATGCACAAATTGATAGCCATTTACAATCGATCGCTGCAGCTCATTTAAACGAAAATGATGTTGCCATCGGTATATCCCAGCAAGGAAGTACAAGAGATATAGTAAATATTCTTGAATCAATACAAAATTCGGGGGTTAAAACCATTTGTATTACTGGTCATGGGAAATCTCCAATTACTGAAGTATCGGATATAGCTTTGGTTTGTGTGAATAGAAAGTTAACAAATATCAAAGAAGTAGAAAGCTTTAAAAGTAAGACATCCATTCTTTATGTCATTGAACTTCTCACAATCATTCTAACGATGAAGCTAAACAGTCAGTCCCCAGATTTTCAGAAGAATTTATGGAAAACGACAGAATCCATTTTGGATAAATTGTATTAA